From the genome of Halomonas sp. MCCC 1A13316, one region includes:
- the gatC gene encoding Asp-tRNA(Asn)/Glu-tRNA(Gln) amidotransferase subunit GatC, whose translation MALEHADVQRAAHLARLGLTDDEAARYVDDLGRILEMVDLLQALDTEGVAPLAHPLDVTQRLRADEVTESDQRSRFQRCAPAVEDGLYLVPRVVE comes from the coding sequence ATGGCGCTTGAACACGCAGACGTGCAGCGGGCCGCCCACCTGGCCCGCCTCGGCCTGACCGACGACGAAGCCGCCCGCTACGTGGACGACCTTGGCCGCATTCTCGAGATGGTCGACTTGCTGCAGGCGCTCGACACCGAGGGGGTCGCGCCGCTGGCCCACCCACTCGACGTTACCCAGCGCCTGCGCGCCGACGAGGTCACCGAGAGCGACCAGCGCAGCCGCTTCCAGCGCTGCGCTCCGGCCGTGGAAGACGGGCTCTACCTGGTCCCCCGCGTCGTCGAATGA